A window of the Desulforapulum autotrophicum HRM2 genome harbors these coding sequences:
- the tsaA gene encoding tRNA (N6-threonylcarbamoyladenosine(37)-N6)-methyltransferase TrmO yields the protein MSIVLKPIGVAHTEARSIPRHWSVSDVEGTLVIDEQYQRGLDNIEKGQRIVVLFHFHKSPVFKSEFLVQQPPHRSEKLGVFSICSPKRPNPIGMSVLEVILVEGNTLHVRGVDMLDGTPILDIKPFVKDKHECPSYAE from the coding sequence ATGTCTATTGTTTTAAAGCCCATCGGGGTCGCCCATACGGAGGCCAGAAGTATTCCCAGACATTGGTCTGTATCGGATGTGGAGGGAACCTTGGTCATTGATGAGCAATATCAAAGGGGTCTCGACAATATCGAGAAAGGCCAGCGGATCGTGGTGCTTTTTCATTTTCACAAAAGCCCGGTTTTCAAATCGGAGTTCCTTGTCCAGCAACCCCCACACCGGAGTGAGAAACTGGGGGTTTTCAGCATCTGTTCGCCCAAACGGCCAAACCCCATCGGCATGTCGGTGCTGGAGGTGATTTTGGTGGAGGGAAACACCCTCCATGTCCGGGGAGTAGATATGCTTGACGGAACGCCGATACTCGACATCAAGCCGTTTGTAAAAGACAAACACGAATGCCCCAGCTACGCAGAATAA
- a CDS encoding SufB/SufD family protein, translating to MLNAIDRQILKEVADLEEIPKGAYNIRKDGKLLGREVSANINIKTNKKGDGIVIEIKPGTKNESVHIPVILSQAGLHDVVYNTFIIGEGSDVTIVAGCGIHCGSDKSEGHSGIHEFQVMNNARVTYIEKHVAIGDGTGRRILNPTTNVVMHENAYVHMELTQLGGVDEAKRINTATIGPKSVLSVTERVMTEKNQFAESRNEVTLSGEDSKANIISRSVIKGHSSQDFYVNLIAKNRCFGHIECDAIIMDHGINQTIPALKALHPDAELTHEASIGKIANDQLMKLMSLGLNYDEAVDQIIQGFLR from the coding sequence ATGCTGAATGCTATCGATAGACAAATTTTAAAAGAGGTTGCCGATTTGGAAGAGATTCCCAAAGGCGCCTATAACATAAGAAAAGATGGGAAGCTCCTGGGCCGTGAAGTTTCTGCCAATATCAACATTAAAACCAATAAAAAAGGCGATGGAATCGTGATTGAGATCAAGCCGGGGACTAAAAATGAGTCGGTCCATATCCCGGTTATTTTATCCCAGGCAGGCCTCCACGACGTGGTTTATAACACCTTTATCATTGGTGAAGGATCGGACGTCACCATCGTTGCCGGTTGCGGCATCCATTGCGGCAGCGATAAATCGGAGGGCCATTCAGGTATCCATGAATTTCAGGTAATGAACAATGCCAGGGTCACCTATATTGAAAAACATGTTGCCATTGGTGACGGGACAGGTAGACGAATTTTAAACCCAACCACAAATGTGGTTATGCACGAAAATGCCTACGTTCATATGGAGTTAACCCAGCTTGGGGGTGTGGATGAGGCAAAACGTATCAATACGGCAACGATAGGTCCCAAAAGCGTGTTGTCAGTCACAGAAAGGGTCATGACCGAAAAAAATCAGTTCGCTGAATCCAGAAATGAAGTTACACTTTCAGGCGAGGACAGTAAGGCCAATATCATTTCCCGGTCGGTTATTAAAGGGCACTCATCCCAGGATTTTTATGTGAATCTGATCGCAAAAAACAGGTGTTTTGGCCATATTGAGTGTGATGCCATTATCATGGATCATGGTATCAATCAGACGATTCCGGCCCTCAAGGCCCTGCATCCCGATGCAGAGCTCACCCACGAAGCTTCCATCGGCAAAATAGCCAATGATCAGCTGATGAAGCTCATGAGTCTCGGGCTTAACTATGACGAGGCAGTCGATCAAATAATACAGGGTTTTTTAAGATAA
- a CDS encoding ABC transporter ATP-binding protein: protein MLQLKNVVFKVSETDIDTKELSERTIIDDMSFNFEQGGFYAITGPNGSGKSTLAKLIMGINPITRGEIIFNGTDIGKLSIDERSNAGIVYGFQNPARFKGITFRDLLSISAKSDDEGKLVEILSRVGVCSLDFLDKPVDSKLSGGEIKKIELATVIARNPKVAIYDEPDTGIDLWTIGPMVELLKREQKKNNTTTIVVSHNRAFLEAADTLLLIKEGKIAYTGDLNGAMPILEDLSVCTFDELCQGEDNAECYR from the coding sequence ATGCTGCAACTAAAAAATGTTGTCTTCAAAGTCTCAGAGACGGATATAGACACAAAAGAGCTGTCTGAACGAACAATTATCGATGATATGAGCTTTAACTTTGAGCAAGGTGGATTCTATGCAATCACAGGCCCCAATGGATCGGGTAAAAGCACCCTGGCAAAGTTGATCATGGGCATCAACCCAATAACCAGAGGTGAGATAATCTTTAATGGAACAGATATCGGCAAGCTTTCAATAGACGAACGATCCAATGCCGGTATCGTTTATGGATTTCAGAATCCAGCAAGGTTTAAGGGCATAACCTTCAGGGATCTTCTCTCCATATCCGCAAAATCTGACGACGAGGGCAAACTCGTTGAGATTCTATCCAGGGTCGGGGTCTGCTCCCTGGATTTTCTGGACAAGCCGGTGGACAGCAAACTGTCCGGCGGTGAGATTAAAAAGATTGAACTTGCCACAGTGATTGCAAGGAATCCAAAGGTGGCAATTTACGATGAACCTGACACCGGAATTGACCTCTGGACGATTGGCCCCATGGTCGAACTACTCAAGCGTGAACAGAAAAAGAACAACACCACAACCATCGTGGTCAGCCATAACCGGGCATTTCTTGAGGCGGCCGATACCCTGCTTTTAATAAAAGAAGGCAAGATCGCATATACCGGTGATCTGAATGGTGCCATGCCTATCCTCGAAGATTTAAGCGTATGTACATTTGATGAACTATGCCAGGGAGAAGACAATGCTGAATGCTATCGATAG
- a CDS encoding uracil-xanthine permease family protein, whose product MEQIKIKYGLDERPPMLQTLIFAMQWLAITIATVIIIGKVVAGLHYTDFGQQLLYMQKLFFVIAISLFFQVLWGHRLPLITGPATVLLVAILAGTGRGTDAIYTSIATGGAFLVVLSVTGLFSWISRYFTPRVVATILILIALTITPTILNLILTTTAAETPLTNLGFALLFFVAMIAADRLLPGIWKTTMIVWAIIVGSIAYIAVVPPEVWHDRGHLGLVSGFFNNFTTGLIWDPGLLISFLICFIALSINDLGSIQAVGQIVNPPDMKSRVTRGITLSGLSNMLAGFFGVIGPVNFSMSVGIIAANGNASRFSLIPTSLALMAMAFLPGVVAFIWNVPAVVIGTILLYIMCAQLAAGLMMAFGSKKFSFQDGLTIGIPMMISILVSYLPPQVKAAFPPLLLPVIGNGFAMGVLAVLILEHIVYPVKPSSRQLMH is encoded by the coding sequence ATGGAACAAATTAAAATCAAATACGGCCTGGATGAACGTCCTCCAATGCTTCAAACCCTGATATTTGCAATGCAGTGGCTGGCCATTACCATTGCCACGGTGATCATCATCGGTAAGGTGGTGGCAGGATTGCATTATACCGATTTTGGACAGCAGCTTCTCTACATGCAGAAGCTTTTTTTTGTCATTGCCATATCCTTGTTTTTCCAGGTGTTGTGGGGTCACAGACTGCCGCTTATCACAGGGCCTGCCACGGTGCTGTTAGTGGCCATTCTGGCCGGAACCGGCAGGGGCACCGACGCCATATATACAAGCATTGCAACAGGAGGGGCTTTTCTGGTAGTGTTGAGTGTGACAGGTTTGTTCTCCTGGATATCCCGCTATTTCACACCCCGAGTGGTTGCCACCATCCTGATATTGATTGCACTGACCATCACCCCAACCATTTTGAATCTGATCCTCACCACCACCGCAGCTGAAACCCCGTTGACCAACCTGGGGTTTGCCCTGCTGTTTTTTGTGGCCATGATAGCAGCCGACCGTCTCCTTCCAGGCATCTGGAAAACCACCATGATTGTCTGGGCGATTATTGTCGGCAGTATAGCCTATATAGCGGTGGTACCGCCCGAGGTATGGCATGACCGGGGTCACTTGGGATTGGTCTCTGGGTTTTTCAACAATTTCACCACCGGTCTGATCTGGGATCCGGGTTTACTGATATCGTTTCTGATCTGCTTTATTGCTCTTTCCATCAACGATTTAGGTTCCATTCAAGCAGTGGGTCAAATTGTGAACCCTCCGGACATGAAATCCAGGGTGACCCGGGGCATAACCCTGAGCGGACTGTCCAACATGCTGGCCGGTTTCTTTGGTGTAATTGGACCTGTAAATTTTTCCATGAGTGTCGGAATCATTGCAGCCAACGGCAATGCATCTCGTTTTTCCCTGATTCCCACCAGCCTGGCCCTGATGGCCATGGCTTTTTTACCCGGCGTGGTGGCTTTTATCTGGAATGTACCTGCCGTTGTCATCGGAACGATTCTGCTCTATATCATGTGCGCTCAGCTTGCGGCGGGCCTGATGATGGCCTTTGGTTCTAAAAAGTTTTCTTTTCAGGACGGCCTCACCATTGGAATACCCATGATGATCAGCATCCTGGTCTCCTATCTTCCCCCCCAGGTCAAGGCAGCCTTTCCCCCTTTATTGCTGCCGGTGATAGGAAATGGGTTTGCCATGGGCGTTCTGGCTGTACTGATCCTGGAACACATCGTTTACCCCGTAAAGCCTAGCAGCAGGCAGCTGATGCACTGA
- the ric gene encoding iron-sulfur cluster repair di-iron protein translates to MTESTPPQKKEVFQKKIGEIVAEDYRTATVFDKYGIDFCCGGQVLLTTACQEKNLDFDVIQQEIKAAKSKPLERSQNYATWSLSFLSDYIVNTHHAYLNEEMGPIASYAHKIVDVHGTNHPELIKIATIFDKITSDMKGHLREEEEILFPAIKRIEADKKNSSPSQSMDSAVIKDSLGRLYHEHEEIGDAVHEIRRLSNEYAIPEDACNTFNLTYKKLKEFEEDLHRHVHLENNILFLKADQFNS, encoded by the coding sequence ATGACAGAATCTACCCCCCCACAAAAGAAAGAAGTTTTTCAAAAGAAAATAGGCGAGATAGTTGCCGAAGACTACAGGACTGCAACGGTTTTTGACAAATACGGAATCGATTTCTGTTGCGGGGGTCAGGTGCTCCTGACCACAGCCTGCCAGGAAAAAAATCTCGATTTTGACGTAATCCAACAGGAAATTAAGGCAGCAAAGAGCAAGCCACTCGAACGGAGCCAGAATTATGCGACCTGGAGTTTGTCCTTTCTATCCGACTATATCGTTAACACTCATCATGCTTACCTTAATGAAGAAATGGGACCGATCGCCTCATACGCCCATAAAATAGTTGATGTCCACGGCACCAATCACCCAGAATTAATCAAGATCGCAACTATCTTTGACAAAATAACATCTGATATGAAGGGACATCTCCGTGAAGAAGAGGAGATTCTTTTTCCGGCGATCAAGCGGATCGAGGCCGATAAAAAGAACAGTTCACCATCCCAGAGTATGGATTCTGCGGTGATCAAAGATTCTCTTGGGAGACTTTACCACGAACACGAAGAAATCGGTGATGCCGTTCATGAAATCCGCCGTCTTTCCAATGAGTATGCAATACCGGAGGATGCCTGTAATACCTTTAATCTTACCTACAAAAAACTCAAAGAGTTCGAGGAAGACCTGCATAGACATGTTCACCTCGAAAACAACATTCTCTTTTTGAAAGCGGATCAATTTAACAGTTGA
- a CDS encoding tellurite resistance/C4-dicarboxylate transporter family protein, whose translation MKSDTWPVLIRNKLQSAVTDLPPAYFAMVMATGIVSIASHLLGVRFIDHVLLWLNVIFYTVLWGLTLARLFVYPKKILADLANHLVGVGFFTLVAATCVLGSQIILLKQAYTSGLVLLVLGAFLWVVIIYSVFTALTIHSPKPPLEKGINGVWLVAVVATQSLSILSTLVSSSAVAHGEVLLFVSICLFLLGGLLYLLIIVLIFYRLMFFSILPEALGPAYWINMGAVAISTLAGATLIVNSSQFQFFEHLLPFTMGVSIFFWSAATWWIPFLFVLEIWKLVVRRVRIKYEPQYWGMVFPLGMYTTCTYQLAIALDLKFLTVIPRYFIYLALFVWLFTFMGLLRMLSRSVSGIYHKKLGDGN comes from the coding sequence ATGAAATCTGACACCTGGCCTGTGTTGATTCGAAATAAACTTCAATCAGCCGTTACGGATCTTCCACCGGCCTATTTTGCCATGGTCATGGCCACAGGCATTGTTTCAATTGCATCCCATCTGCTGGGAGTCCGGTTCATCGATCACGTTCTGCTCTGGCTCAATGTTATTTTTTATACGGTTCTGTGGGGTCTTACCCTTGCACGGCTGTTCGTTTATCCAAAAAAAATCCTGGCCGATCTGGCCAACCATTTGGTTGGTGTCGGTTTTTTTACATTGGTTGCAGCAACCTGTGTTCTGGGAAGTCAAATTATCCTTCTTAAACAGGCTTACACCTCGGGGTTGGTTCTACTGGTGCTGGGTGCTTTTCTTTGGGTGGTGATTATTTACTCGGTTTTTACCGCCCTTACGATCCATTCCCCCAAACCGCCCCTGGAAAAAGGCATCAATGGCGTCTGGCTTGTTGCCGTCGTGGCTACCCAGTCCCTATCCATATTGAGTACCCTGGTCTCTTCAAGCGCTGTCGCCCATGGTGAGGTATTATTATTTGTTTCGATCTGTCTGTTTTTACTTGGCGGATTGCTCTACCTGCTCATCATTGTTTTGATTTTTTATCGGCTGATGTTTTTTTCAATACTGCCAGAAGCCCTTGGCCCTGCCTACTGGATCAACATGGGTGCTGTGGCCATTTCCACCCTGGCAGGGGCAACCTTGATAGTAAACAGTTCTCAGTTCCAATTTTTCGAACATCTCCTGCCGTTTACCATGGGTGTCAGCATTTTTTTCTGGTCAGCGGCTACATGGTGGATTCCGTTTTTATTCGTTCTTGAGATCTGGAAGCTGGTTGTCCGGCGTGTGCGGATCAAGTATGAACCTCAATACTGGGGAATGGTCTTCCCGTTAGGGATGTACACAACCTGCACCTATCAGCTGGCCATCGCCCTTGATCTCAAATTTTTAACGGTAATCCCCCGTTATTTTATATATTTAGCACTTTTTGTCTGGTTGTTTACGTTCATGGGGTTGCTCAGAATGTTATCTCGATCAGTTTCAGGTATCTATCATAAGAAATTAGGTGATGGAAATTAA
- the narI gene encoding respiratory nitrate reductase subunit gamma produces MDKIYVLLFTVFPYLCLTTFVVGHAFRYVTDRFNWNARSSEFLEKKSLFYGAVLFHWGIVFTFFGHAGGMLIPQRYLDLLGITAEIHIFVAFWSGLAVGLAAFLGALLLLWRRLTNPRIQAAGTLNDIVTVSALVLVTGAGIYNVIFSHYNVLYTIAPWIRGIVFFAPDPYLMIEVPVSYKIHVIGALALLGFSPFSRLIHIWSAPFSYAVRRYLVFRKLPGKVSDEI; encoded by the coding sequence ATGGATAAAATATATGTTCTTTTATTTACGGTTTTTCCCTATTTGTGTTTAACCACATTTGTTGTGGGACACGCATTTCGATATGTCACCGATCGATTTAACTGGAATGCCAGATCCAGTGAATTTCTGGAGAAAAAATCCCTGTTTTACGGTGCGGTTCTGTTTCACTGGGGTATTGTGTTTACGTTTTTCGGACACGCCGGCGGCATGCTGATCCCCCAGCGTTATTTGGATCTGCTGGGTATCACCGCTGAAATTCACATATTTGTTGCGTTCTGGTCCGGTTTGGCGGTGGGCCTTGCGGCTTTCCTGGGCGCATTGCTTCTACTTTGGCGAAGACTTACCAATCCACGCATTCAGGCCGCAGGCACCCTTAACGATATCGTTACCGTCAGCGCCCTTGTTCTAGTGACTGGAGCCGGAATTTACAACGTCATATTCAGTCACTACAATGTGCTCTATACCATAGCACCATGGATTAGAGGGATTGTTTTCTTCGCTCCCGATCCCTACCTGATGATTGAAGTGCCTGTCAGCTATAAGATTCATGTTATAGGTGCCCTGGCCCTGCTTGGTTTTTCGCCCTTCAGCCGATTGATTCATATATGGAGTGCTCCATTCAGCTATGCTGTCAGACGCTATCTGGTGTTTAGAAAGTTACCTGGAAAAGTCAGTGATGAAATCTGA
- the narJ gene encoding nitrate reductase molybdenum cofactor assembly chaperone, which translates to MIKQHTKTLFKLLSFLLYYPGEDYFMQIREVETILADLPADKLKKSIDEFITRIKTKSLIQIQETYTAAFDMNPATTMNLTYHIWGDNEKRAGLLARVQQVYQDAGYERITGELPDYLPLMLEFLSVCQEEKNEALILECLQGFDQYITRLRPVAPMYADLLQPLAEMTVNWFHSKENFQQQETTGCS; encoded by the coding sequence ATGATAAAACAACACACTAAAACACTTTTTAAACTTTTGTCTTTTCTACTGTACTATCCTGGTGAAGACTATTTTATGCAAATCAGAGAGGTGGAAACCATCCTGGCAGACCTGCCTGCTGATAAATTAAAAAAAAGCATTGACGAGTTCATCACCCGTATCAAAACAAAGTCACTGATACAGATCCAGGAGACCTATACCGCAGCATTTGACATGAACCCGGCAACCACCATGAACCTTACCTATCATATCTGGGGAGATAATGAGAAACGAGCGGGTCTGCTTGCCAGGGTACAACAGGTTTATCAGGATGCCGGTTATGAAAGAATAACAGGAGAACTGCCGGACTATCTTCCTTTGATGCTTGAATTTCTTTCGGTCTGTCAGGAGGAAAAAAATGAAGCCTTAATCCTGGAATGCCTCCAGGGTTTTGATCAATACATTACGCGGCTTAGACCCGTGGCGCCAATGTATGCGGATCTTCTTCAGCCACTTGCTGAAATGACTGTTAACTGGTTTCATTCAAAAGAAAATTTTCAACAGCAAGAGACAACAGGCTGTTCATAA
- the narH gene encoding nitrate reductase subunit beta yields the protein MRIKVQYAMVLNLDKCLGCHTCSIPCKNVWTNRKGTEYMWFNNVETKPGIGYPRSWENQRVHRGGWHLNAGRLELKAGGRVSKGLNIFHNPDLPTIDDYYEPWTYNYERLVNSPQRKHQPSIQPQSQLTGEPIKLKWGPNWEDDLAGVGETGPGDVNFKDLDYSVYLKFRNIFMFYLPRLCEHCLNPACVASCPSGALYKRDEDGIVLVDQERCRGWRYCVSGCPYKKVYFNWKTGRSEKCIFCYPRIEAGLTTLCSHSCVGRIRYVGVLLYDADRILEAASAPSDQEVYPAHLGILLDPEDPEIQKVAAAQGIADSILSAATRSPVYRLIKKWKLALPLHPEFRTLPMVWYIPPLSPVKHHTESIQEQDFIDNLRIPVTYLANLLTAGDQAPVRLALKRLSAVRRFMRSQRIENKVDREVSESVGLSEKTIEEIFRLLSLARLEDRTVLPRAPVKGDNLFDSRGTCGFGDSI from the coding sequence ATGAGGATTAAAGTTCAATATGCAATGGTGCTGAATCTGGATAAATGCCTCGGCTGTCACACCTGCAGTATCCCCTGCAAAAATGTATGGACCAATCGTAAGGGCACCGAATACATGTGGTTTAACAATGTAGAGACCAAGCCCGGTATTGGATATCCCAGAAGCTGGGAAAATCAGCGTGTGCACAGGGGAGGATGGCATCTCAACGCTGGACGTCTGGAGTTAAAGGCCGGAGGACGAGTGTCCAAGGGACTGAATATTTTTCACAATCCTGATCTGCCCACCATCGATGACTATTACGAGCCATGGACGTACAACTATGAACGCCTTGTCAACAGCCCCCAGCGAAAGCATCAGCCCTCTATTCAACCCCAGTCCCAGTTGACCGGTGAGCCTATCAAGCTGAAATGGGGTCCGAACTGGGAGGATGACCTGGCCGGTGTGGGAGAGACCGGTCCCGGCGATGTCAATTTTAAAGACCTGGACTACTCGGTATATTTAAAATTTCGTAATATCTTCATGTTCTACCTGCCACGATTATGCGAACACTGCCTGAACCCTGCCTGTGTTGCTTCCTGCCCTTCAGGGGCTCTTTACAAGCGGGATGAGGACGGCATTGTACTGGTTGACCAGGAGCGGTGTCGCGGCTGGCGTTACTGCGTATCCGGCTGCCCCTACAAAAAAGTATACTTTAACTGGAAAACCGGCCGTTCGGAAAAGTGTATCTTCTGCTACCCGAGGATCGAAGCCGGTTTGACAACCCTGTGTTCCCACAGTTGTGTCGGCCGCATCCGGTATGTCGGCGTGTTGCTTTACGATGCGGATCGAATTTTGGAAGCAGCGTCTGCTCCATCGGATCAGGAGGTTTACCCGGCTCATTTGGGCATTCTGCTCGATCCTGAAGATCCTGAGATTCAAAAAGTTGCGGCGGCTCAAGGCATAGCCGATTCCATTCTCAGTGCGGCCACTCGCTCGCCTGTCTATCGGTTAATTAAAAAATGGAAGCTTGCACTGCCCCTGCATCCGGAATTTCGAACGCTTCCCATGGTCTGGTATATACCACCCCTGAGCCCGGTAAAACATCATACGGAATCCATACAGGAGCAGGATTTCATCGATAATCTCCGGATTCCTGTCACCTATCTTGCAAATCTCTTAACTGCAGGAGATCAGGCACCTGTCCGTCTGGCACTGAAGCGTTTGTCCGCCGTTCGTCGGTTCATGAGATCCCAGCGAATTGAAAACAAGGTTGATCGGGAAGTGTCTGAAAGTGTCGGGCTGTCAGAGAAAACAATCGAGGAAATCTTCCGGCTTCTATCCCTGGCGCGTCTTGAGGATCGTACCGTCCTTCCCAGGGCACCGGTAAAGGGTGATAACCTGTTTGACAGCCGGGGAACCTGCGGGTTTGGAGACAGCATATGA